In Chitinophaga nivalis, a single genomic region encodes these proteins:
- a CDS encoding alpha-ketoacid dehydrogenase subunit alpha/beta, which translates to MMREVTTLLTAYRLMCQAGAMAATYEANRPICKYVHSTSRGHEAIQIATGLQLHPWDFVSPYYRDESMLLAMGFTPYELMLQLLAKADDPFSGGRSYYSHPNSRRADKPQIPHQSSATGMQVIPATGMAQGVQYLEQLSSGLLKTGPDGELPVVVCSLGDGSVTEGEVSEALQFAVLKQLPVIYLVQDNDWGISVTAAEARAMDAYEYAGGFKGLKRMRIDGSDFSTSYTAMETAISYVRTERKPILVQAKVPLLGHHTSGVRKEWYRTPEDLAEHAQRDPLPKLHALLREEGVEEEVLKEIADKAAKDIAMAFDNAVAAPDPLPETVQQHVFAPTPVTEEKGNRCPEGGSKSVMVDAALHAVEEIMQQYPEAIFYGQDVGRRLGGVFREAATLGEKFGDHRVYNTAIQEAYIIGATAGLSAVGVKPIVEVQFADYIYPGFNQLVTEISKSCYLSNGKYPVQTLIRVPIGAYGGGGPYHSGSIESTLLSVKGIKVVYPSNVADMKGLLKAAFLDPNPVVMLEHKGLYWSKVPGTLEAMMIEPAADYVLPLGKGNVVLPAHPKDVQEGRSMCIITYGMGVYWAKAAAKAFPGNIEIIDLRTLFPLDEALVYATVQRHGKCLVLTEEQLNNSFAQALAGRIQQHCFRQLDAPVYTLGAMDLPSVPLNMTLEATMLPNADKVEAAIRELLAY; encoded by the coding sequence ATGATGCGTGAAGTCACTACTTTACTGACGGCATATCGCCTGATGTGCCAGGCAGGTGCTATGGCTGCTACCTACGAAGCCAACCGTCCCATTTGTAAGTACGTACATTCCACCTCCCGCGGTCATGAGGCCATTCAGATTGCCACCGGCCTGCAACTGCACCCCTGGGATTTTGTAAGCCCCTATTACCGCGATGAAAGCATGTTACTGGCCATGGGCTTCACCCCCTATGAGCTGATGCTGCAACTGCTCGCCAAAGCAGATGATCCTTTTTCCGGTGGCCGGTCTTATTACAGCCATCCCAACAGCAGACGGGCAGACAAACCACAGATTCCTCACCAGAGCAGTGCTACCGGTATGCAGGTGATACCCGCCACTGGCATGGCACAGGGTGTACAATACCTGGAACAGCTATCATCCGGCCTGCTGAAAACAGGCCCGGACGGAGAATTGCCGGTAGTGGTATGCTCGCTGGGAGATGGCAGTGTAACGGAAGGTGAGGTGAGTGAGGCCCTGCAGTTTGCGGTATTGAAACAATTACCGGTCATTTACCTGGTACAGGACAACGACTGGGGGATTTCTGTTACGGCGGCCGAAGCACGCGCCATGGACGCCTATGAATATGCAGGCGGCTTTAAAGGGCTGAAACGTATGCGGATAGATGGCAGCGACTTTTCCACCAGCTATACCGCCATGGAAACAGCCATCAGCTATGTACGCACAGAACGTAAGCCCATCCTGGTACAGGCCAAGGTGCCTTTATTAGGACACCATACTTCCGGCGTAAGGAAAGAATGGTACCGTACACCGGAAGACCTGGCAGAACACGCCCAACGGGATCCTTTGCCTAAACTGCACGCTTTGTTGCGGGAGGAAGGCGTCGAAGAAGAAGTATTAAAAGAAATTGCCGATAAAGCCGCCAAAGATATTGCTATGGCCTTTGACAATGCCGTAGCTGCGCCCGATCCGTTGCCGGAAACCGTACAGCAACACGTTTTTGCCCCTACTCCCGTGACGGAAGAAAAGGGCAACCGCTGTCCGGAAGGCGGCAGCAAATCTGTCATGGTAGACGCTGCATTGCATGCCGTGGAAGAAATCATGCAACAATATCCGGAAGCCATTTTTTATGGCCAGGATGTAGGTCGTCGCCTGGGCGGCGTATTCCGTGAAGCCGCTACCCTGGGCGAGAAATTTGGTGATCACCGGGTATATAACACCGCTATCCAGGAGGCGTATATCATTGGCGCTACGGCAGGTTTGTCTGCAGTAGGCGTGAAACCTATTGTGGAAGTACAGTTTGCCGATTATATCTATCCTGGTTTTAACCAGCTGGTAACAGAGATCTCCAAATCCTGTTATTTAAGTAACGGTAAGTATCCGGTACAAACGCTGATACGCGTGCCTATTGGCGCCTATGGCGGCGGCGGGCCTTATCATTCCGGCAGTATAGAATCAACGCTGCTGAGCGTCAAAGGAATTAAAGTGGTGTATCCATCCAATGTGGCAGATATGAAAGGCTTGCTGAAAGCAGCTTTTCTGGATCCTAATCCTGTGGTGATGCTGGAACACAAAGGACTGTACTGGAGTAAAGTACCAGGTACACTGGAGGCTATGATGATTGAACCGGCAGCAGATTACGTATTGCCGCTGGGCAAGGGTAATGTGGTATTACCGGCGCATCCGAAAGATGTACAGGAAGGACGCTCTATGTGTATTATTACCTATGGTATGGGCGTATACTGGGCCAAAGCTGCTGCCAAAGCATTCCCTGGAAATATAGAGATCATTGACCTGCGTACGCTGTTTCCGCTGGATGAGGCATTGGTATATGCTACCGTGCAACGCCACGGCAAATGTCTGGTACTTACGGAAGAACAGCTGAATAACTCCTTTGCACAGGCGCTTGCCGGCCGTATTCAGCAACACTGTTTCCGGCAGCTGGATGCACCGGTATATACACTGGGAGCTATGGACCTGCCATCCGTACCTTTAAACATGACATTGGAAGCTACCATGTTGCCGAATGCCGATAAAGTAGAAGCGGCCATCCGGGAACTGCTGGCTTACTGA
- a CDS encoding MarR family winged helix-turn-helix transcriptional regulator, with the protein MTDTFVSNPSFFKLDATLKKLRNYWQKSFDAQRKDITVDQWLLIENLYKHKKTTHNELARNTSKDITTISRIIELLVKKQLVKREADVQDRRKIYLQLTPEGVEKYKDVKPLVHDMRKIGWKTLTEADYKELTRILDTIYSNIP; encoded by the coding sequence ATGACTGATACTTTCGTCAGTAATCCATCTTTTTTTAAGCTGGATGCTACGCTCAAGAAACTGCGCAACTATTGGCAAAAAAGCTTTGATGCTCAACGCAAAGACATCACGGTAGATCAATGGCTGCTCATAGAGAATCTATACAAACACAAGAAAACTACCCATAACGAATTAGCCCGTAATACTTCGAAGGATATTACTACGATTTCCCGTATTATAGAATTGCTGGTGAAAAAGCAACTGGTTAAAAGAGAAGCAGATGTACAGGACCGGCGGAAAATATATTTGCAACTGACACCGGAAGGAGTGGAAAAGTATAAAGATGTAAAACCGCTGGTGCATGATATGCGTAAGATTGGCTGGAAAACACTGACCGAAGCGGATTACAAGGAGTTAACAAGAATACTGGATACGATATATAGTAATATACCGTAG
- a CDS encoding fumarylacetoacetate hydrolase family protein, producing MKIICVGRNYADHARELQNEVPAEPVLFMKPKNALLLNSHPFYYPEFTTNLHYECELVLRVSKNGKHVQEKFAEKYYDHISVGIDFTARDLQDKLKAKGLPWEISKSFDNSAVVGNFIPITPEMDKKDINFCLYKNKELAQQGNTKDLLFSFDFLVAYISRFFTLNIGDLIFTGTPAGVGPTQIGDAFEAFIENDSLLELSVK from the coding sequence ATGAAAATTATTTGCGTAGGTAGAAACTATGCCGATCATGCCAGGGAGTTACAGAATGAAGTGCCAGCGGAACCGGTATTGTTCATGAAGCCTAAAAATGCTTTATTGCTGAACAGCCATCCGTTTTATTATCCGGAGTTTACCACCAACCTGCATTATGAATGTGAGCTGGTACTGCGTGTTAGTAAGAATGGAAAACATGTACAGGAAAAGTTTGCAGAGAAATACTATGATCATATCTCTGTAGGTATCGACTTTACCGCACGTGATCTGCAGGATAAACTGAAAGCGAAAGGGCTACCCTGGGAGATTTCCAAATCATTCGATAATTCTGCGGTAGTAGGTAACTTTATTCCGATTACCCCGGAAATGGATAAAAAAGATATCAACTTCTGTCTGTATAAAAATAAAGAACTGGCGCAGCAAGGTAATACCAAAGATCTGTTATTCTCTTTCGATTTCCTGGTAGCTTATATCTCCCGTTTCTTTACCCTGAACATCGGCGACCTCATTTTTACCGGTACGCCTGCAGGAGTAGGACCTACCCAGATAGGAGATGCTTTTGAAGCCTTTATTGAAAACGATAGCCTGTTGGAACTGTCCGTAAAATAA
- a CDS encoding ribose-phosphate pyrophosphokinase, producing the protein MQPSVKIFTGNSNPALAEKIASKYGRGLNGGLGKVKIQKFSDGEFQPVFLESIRGDYVFLIQGTNAPSDNLMELLLMIDAAKRASAGYITAVIPYFGFARQDRKDKPRVAIGSKLVANLLTSAGANRVITMDLHAPQIQGFFDIPVDHLDSSAIFIPYIENLKLENLTFASPDVGSTNRVREVASYFNADMVICDKHRKRANEIASMVVIGDVTDRNIVLIDDICDTAGTLSKAANLLKEKGARSVRAFCTHPVFSGKAYENIENSVLEEMVVCDTIPLKADSVSSKIKVITVAELFAVAIRNMHENKSITNLFIHSQRRGD; encoded by the coding sequence ATGCAACCTTCAGTAAAAATTTTCACAGGCAACAGTAATCCGGCATTAGCTGAGAAAATTGCCAGTAAATATGGCAGAGGACTCAATGGCGGCCTTGGTAAAGTAAAAATCCAGAAGTTCAGTGACGGCGAATTTCAGCCCGTTTTTCTGGAAAGTATTCGTGGTGATTATGTTTTCCTGATTCAGGGCACCAACGCACCTTCAGATAACCTGATGGAGCTGTTGCTGATGATTGATGCTGCAAAGCGCGCTTCTGCAGGCTACATCACGGCCGTGATCCCTTACTTCGGCTTTGCCCGGCAAGACAGGAAAGATAAGCCCCGTGTGGCTATCGGATCCAAACTGGTAGCAAATCTGCTGACCTCAGCAGGAGCTAACAGGGTGATAACGATGGACTTACACGCACCACAGATTCAGGGATTCTTTGATATTCCGGTGGATCACCTGGATAGCTCTGCAATTTTTATCCCTTATATCGAGAATTTAAAGCTGGAAAATCTTACCTTTGCGTCCCCTGACGTGGGTAGCACTAACCGGGTACGTGAAGTAGCGTCTTACTTCAATGCTGACATGGTGATTTGCGATAAACATCGTAAACGCGCCAATGAAATAGCTTCCATGGTAGTGATTGGTGATGTAACAGACAGGAACATAGTACTCATTGATGATATCTGTGATACTGCCGGTACATTGTCCAAAGCAGCGAATCTGTTAAAGGAGAAAGGTGCGAGAAGCGTTCGGGCATTTTGTACGCATCCCGTTTTCAGCGGCAAAGCGTATGAAAATATCGAAAACTCCGTACTGGAAGAAATGGTGGTATGTGATACCATTCCGCTTAAAGCAGACAGTGTAAGCAGTAAGATCAAAGTGATCACGGTAGCAGAACTTTTTGCAGTGGCAATCCGCAACATGCACGAGAACAAGTCTATCACCAACCTGTTCATACACAGTCAGCGCCGGGGAGATTGA
- the queA gene encoding tRNA preQ1(34) S-adenosylmethionine ribosyltransferase-isomerase QueA yields the protein MKLSQFKFDLPLNLIAQHPSKTRDESRLMVVHRNTGKIEHKVFKDILGYFNDKDVMIVNNTKVFPARLYGRKEKTGAKIEVFLLRELNKQNRLWDVIVDPARKIRVGNKLYFGDDESLVAEVIDNTTSRGRTIRFLFEGNDDEFKQVLDTLGETPLPKYIKRKPEDEDKERYQTVYAKYEGAVAAPTAGLHFSRELIKRLEIKGVKFAEVTLHTGLGTFRPIEVEDLSKHKMDAEYFHIEEHAVKTVNKAKEENRKICAIGTTSVRAVESSVTAQNHLKAAEGWTNTFIHPPYDFAIPNALVTNFHLPKTSLLIMTCAFAGYDLIMEAYQQAIKEKYRFFSYGDAMLIV from the coding sequence ATGAAACTATCACAGTTCAAATTCGATCTTCCTTTAAATCTGATCGCGCAGCACCCTTCCAAGACAAGAGATGAATCACGTTTAATGGTGGTACATCGTAATACCGGAAAAATTGAGCACAAAGTATTCAAAGATATCCTTGGCTATTTCAACGACAAGGATGTAATGATTGTGAACAATACGAAGGTATTTCCTGCAAGGTTGTATGGCCGTAAAGAAAAGACAGGCGCAAAAATTGAAGTTTTCCTGCTGCGTGAGCTGAACAAACAAAACCGTCTCTGGGATGTAATTGTAGATCCGGCCCGTAAAATTCGTGTAGGGAACAAACTGTACTTTGGTGATGATGAATCCCTGGTAGCAGAAGTAATTGATAACACCACTTCAAGAGGCCGTACCATCCGTTTCTTATTTGAAGGCAATGATGATGAGTTCAAACAGGTATTGGATACCCTGGGCGAAACTCCACTGCCTAAATATATTAAGCGTAAACCGGAAGATGAAGATAAAGAGCGTTATCAGACCGTATATGCGAAATACGAAGGCGCCGTGGCTGCTCCTACAGCCGGTTTGCACTTCAGCCGCGAGCTGATCAAACGTCTGGAAATTAAAGGTGTTAAGTTTGCAGAAGTAACGCTGCACACTGGTTTAGGTACTTTCCGTCCGATTGAAGTGGAAGACCTGAGCAAACACAAAATGGATGCAGAATACTTCCACATTGAGGAACACGCTGTTAAAACAGTTAACAAAGCGAAAGAAGAAAACCGTAAAATCTGTGCGATTGGTACTACCTCCGTACGTGCGGTAGAATCTTCCGTAACAGCGCAGAATCACCTGAAGGCTGCGGAAGGATGGACAAACACCTTCATCCACCCACCTTACGATTTTGCTATTCCCAATGCGTTGGTAACAAACTTCCACCTGCCTAAAACCAGCCTCCTGATCATGACCTGCGCTTTTGCAGGATACGATCTGATCATGGAAGCCTATCAGCAGGCCATCAAAGAGAAATATCGTTTCTTCAGCTATGGCGATGCTATGCTGATTGTTTAA
- a CDS encoding DUF4302 domain-containing protein, with product MKKTALYILIFTALLSACRKSDNTDYPVEKSFPENTKTLEEFRQTMAGAPNGWEGTLLPQGGQQYLLFFQLDNSKGEVTLYADANANSAAVPSKSGYSISTSQVLNPTLTFAAGSRLQDILLAGNRSVDTAYSFQYIKGDTVILQGNRFGDELRLVKATAEAKTAYTAGKLAENLKGINGFLKQGGFYAIYNGQDSTQTSIDTTKKNFAFYNVSSYKLNKAASTFSYSLKGISFRKPLTVYGQAISEAFWDESNKGIYVNIGAGKVYLQPKRFPVTPLCTLLGDDYAPVISMPSPVIQGVPGWSTAFFNMWVVSHNLLLDEGVLLSKIDFDFADAVNTMTLNVYFDESPSRYVGKFYYNYTLSPEGFYTFTLKAAPAGNAAFLAPHVKNFTDWVTKNRFKVDYYYNQSAKLIQGRLVSVEQPTIFCVGYFGTFSK from the coding sequence ATGAAAAAAACGGCTTTATATATCCTGATCTTTACGGCACTGTTGAGCGCATGCCGTAAAAGTGATAATACCGATTATCCGGTAGAAAAATCCTTCCCGGAAAACACCAAAACCCTGGAGGAATTTCGGCAGACTATGGCCGGTGCTCCCAATGGCTGGGAAGGTACCTTGCTGCCACAGGGCGGCCAGCAATACCTCCTCTTCTTTCAGCTGGATAACAGCAAAGGAGAAGTAACCCTGTATGCAGATGCCAATGCCAACAGCGCAGCGGTGCCCAGTAAGAGTGGTTATTCCATCAGCACCTCCCAGGTACTGAATCCCACCCTCACTTTCGCAGCCGGCTCCCGCCTGCAGGATATATTACTGGCAGGCAACAGAAGTGTCGACACCGCCTATTCCTTTCAATATATCAAAGGAGATACGGTTATACTGCAAGGCAACCGTTTCGGCGATGAATTGCGTCTCGTAAAAGCTACTGCGGAAGCTAAAACAGCCTATACTGCCGGAAAACTGGCGGAAAACCTGAAAGGGATCAATGGCTTTCTGAAACAAGGCGGCTTTTATGCTATCTATAACGGGCAGGACTCTACGCAGACAAGTATTGACACTACTAAAAAGAACTTCGCTTTTTATAATGTCAGCAGCTATAAGCTGAATAAAGCTGCCAGTACTTTTTCGTATAGCCTCAAAGGTATTTCCTTCCGTAAACCACTCACTGTGTACGGACAAGCGATCAGCGAAGCTTTTTGGGATGAAAGCAACAAAGGCATATATGTAAATATCGGAGCGGGAAAAGTATACCTCCAGCCTAAGAGATTCCCGGTAACCCCTTTATGTACCCTGCTGGGCGACGACTATGCACCGGTAATCTCTATGCCCAGCCCTGTGATACAAGGTGTACCCGGTTGGTCGACAGCCTTCTTCAATATGTGGGTAGTTTCACACAATTTGCTCCTGGATGAAGGGGTGTTACTGTCTAAAATTGATTTTGATTTTGCAGATGCTGTCAACACGATGACGCTCAACGTTTATTTCGATGAAAGTCCCTCCAGATATGTAGGTAAGTTCTATTACAACTATACCCTGTCGCCGGAAGGTTTTTACACATTCACCTTAAAAGCAGCACCAGCAGGAAATGCGGCATTTCTGGCCCCTCATGTGAAAAATTTCACAGACTGGGTAACCAAGAACCGCTTCAAGGTGGACTATTATTATAATCAATCAGCTAAATTAATACAGGGAAGACTCGTTAGCGTAGAACAACCAACTATTTTCTGTGTGGGTTACTTCGGAACGTTCTCCAAATAA
- the pth gene encoding aminoacyl-tRNA hydrolase — protein MKYLIAGLGNIGAEYQQTRHNIGFDVADAFAARHKVTFNNDRLAEVAECRWKGKVFIVIKPTTYMNLSGKAIKYWLDKEKIPVENLLVIVDELALPLDVIRLRPGGSDAGHNGLKSIQESLGTNQYPRLRFGIGNNYPKGRQVEFVLGKWKNTEMPVVQEKIDKSTEIIESFASIGLARTMNEYNKLTFPSVK, from the coding sequence ATGAAATATTTAATAGCCGGATTGGGTAACATAGGTGCTGAATATCAGCAAACCCGCCATAATATTGGATTTGATGTGGCAGATGCTTTTGCCGCCAGACATAAAGTTACTTTCAACAACGATCGGCTGGCAGAAGTAGCAGAATGCCGGTGGAAAGGAAAGGTATTTATTGTGATCAAACCCACTACCTATATGAACCTCAGTGGGAAAGCCATTAAATACTGGCTGGACAAGGAAAAGATTCCGGTAGAAAACCTCCTGGTAATTGTAGATGAACTGGCCTTGCCACTGGATGTAATCCGCTTGCGCCCCGGTGGAAGCGATGCTGGCCACAATGGTCTTAAAAGCATCCAGGAATCGCTGGGTACCAATCAGTATCCGCGGCTCCGCTTCGGGATCGGCAATAACTATCCGAAAGGCAGACAGGTAGAATTTGTATTGGGCAAATGGAAAAATACAGAAATGCCGGTGGTACAGGAGAAAATCGATAAAAGCACCGAAATTATTGAAAGCTTCGCCAGCATTGGCCTTGCCCGTACCATGAATGAATATAATAAACTTACTTTCCCATCCGTAAAGTAA
- a CDS encoding 50S ribosomal protein L25: MNTITIEGQLRSEFGKKATRQIRSEEQVPCVIYGGAETVNFSAPAKAFKSLVYTAAFQIAEVKLGDKSYRCVLKDLQFDVVTDELSHIDFMELVEDKLVAVTLPIKLVGSSVGVKAGGKLVSKLKALKVKALPKFLVETIEVNIDNLELNENIRVEDVKVEGIEITNSPRIPIASVVMTRQLRQEEATAEKDAKKK; encoded by the coding sequence ATGAACACAATAACCATCGAAGGACAACTCAGGAGCGAATTCGGCAAAAAAGCCACCCGCCAGATCCGTTCTGAGGAACAAGTGCCTTGCGTTATTTACGGGGGTGCAGAAACTGTTAATTTTTCAGCTCCTGCCAAAGCATTCAAATCATTAGTTTACACTGCAGCTTTCCAGATTGCAGAAGTTAAACTGGGTGATAAATCTTACAGATGCGTATTGAAAGACCTGCAGTTTGATGTAGTGACGGACGAACTGTCTCACATCGACTTCATGGAACTGGTAGAAGACAAACTGGTAGCAGTTACCCTGCCTATCAAACTGGTTGGTTCTTCTGTAGGTGTTAAAGCTGGTGGTAAACTGGTTAGCAAACTGAAAGCACTGAAAGTAAAAGCATTACCTAAATTCCTGGTAGAAACTATCGAAGTTAATATCGATAACCTGGAACTGAACGAAAACATCCGTGTTGAAGACGTGAAAGTAGAAGGTATCGAAATCACCAATTCTCCACGTATTCCTATCGCTTCAGTAGTAATGACCCGTCAGCTGCGTCAGGAAGAAGCAACTGCTGAAAAAGACGCTAAAAAGAAATAA
- a CDS encoding 2-C-methyl-D-erythritol 4-phosphate cytidylyltransferase, producing MQQRKKTAIIVAGGSGTRMKSAVPKQFMDLAGRPVLYHTIRAFADAYTDMEVVLVVPEAHFNEVRGLLADFTPLPTITLVKGGETRFHSVRNGLQQVTVDTVVFVHDGVRPLVSTTLIHTCYEAALQYGSAIPVIDMKDSIREITGEKNAAVDRDRYKIIQTPQTFLSDLILPAFDLPYNPLFTDEATVVEHLGHTVHLVPGEEANIKITRPLDLTIAAALLADRSGEPSGIR from the coding sequence ATGCAACAGCGGAAAAAAACAGCCATCATCGTAGCAGGAGGGTCTGGTACCCGGATGAAGAGTGCCGTTCCCAAACAATTCATGGACCTGGCTGGCCGGCCGGTATTGTATCATACCATCCGTGCCTTTGCCGATGCCTATACAGATATGGAAGTTGTATTGGTAGTGCCGGAGGCGCATTTCAATGAGGTTCGCGGCTTACTGGCAGACTTCACCCCATTGCCAACCATTACCCTGGTGAAGGGCGGCGAAACCCGTTTCCACTCTGTTCGCAACGGATTACAACAGGTGACCGTAGATACAGTGGTATTTGTTCACGATGGTGTACGCCCGCTGGTATCCACTACGTTGATCCATACCTGTTATGAAGCCGCTTTGCAGTATGGTAGCGCCATTCCGGTGATTGATATGAAAGACAGTATCCGGGAAATCACCGGAGAAAAGAATGCTGCTGTAGACCGGGACCGTTATAAAATTATTCAGACGCCTCAAACCTTTTTATCCGACCTGATATTACCGGCTTTTGACCTGCCCTATAACCCGCTGTTTACGGACGAAGCTACCGTAGTAGAACACCTGGGACATACCGTACACCTGGTTCCCGGAGAAGAAGCCAACATTAAAATTACCCGGCCGCTGGATCTGACCATTGCGGCAGCTTTGCTGGCCGACCGTTCAGGAGAGCCATCTGGCATACGCTGA
- a CDS encoding Gfo/Idh/MocA family protein has product MLKIGLFGVGHLGKIHLSQLVTMKDVEVVGFYDPSNANAASIIEQYNIPRFTMAEELIQLVDAIDIVAPTTLHFKLCELAIRNGKHIFVEKPMTNTMDEAKTLVKLVDEANIKFQVGHVERFNPAFLALKGYDLKPMFIEVHRLAEFNPRGTDVSVILDLMIHDIDIVLSIVKSTVSRISASGVAVMSDTPDIANVRIEFHNGCVANLTSSRISLKKMRKMRLFQKDAYIGIDFLDKKSEIIKLKTPEDEGLFTLDIETNSGKKTIAIDNPEVKQSNAIRMELELFRDAILQNKPVAVNAIDGLQAMDVAHQILQKINKGLSETAAAK; this is encoded by the coding sequence ATGCTCAAAATAGGACTCTTCGGGGTAGGACATCTAGGTAAAATACACCTCTCTCAGCTGGTAACCATGAAAGACGTGGAAGTGGTTGGATTCTATGATCCCAGCAATGCCAATGCTGCCAGCATTATAGAACAATATAATATCCCCCGCTTTACCATGGCGGAAGAGCTGATACAACTCGTAGATGCGATTGATATTGTAGCGCCTACCACCCTGCACTTCAAACTGTGTGAGCTGGCTATCCGTAACGGCAAACATATTTTCGTGGAAAAACCCATGACCAATACCATGGATGAAGCCAAAACACTGGTGAAACTGGTGGATGAGGCCAATATCAAATTCCAGGTAGGACATGTGGAAAGATTCAATCCCGCTTTTCTGGCGCTGAAAGGATATGACCTCAAACCCATGTTTATCGAAGTACATCGCCTCGCTGAGTTTAACCCACGCGGTACCGATGTAAGCGTCATCCTGGATCTGATGATCCACGACATTGACATTGTGCTGAGTATTGTGAAGTCTACGGTGAGTCGTATTTCTGCCAGTGGTGTAGCCGTGATGAGCGACACGCCGGATATTGCCAACGTACGCATCGAATTCCATAATGGCTGCGTAGCCAACCTGACTTCCAGCCGTATCTCCCTGAAGAAAATGCGCAAAATGCGCCTGTTCCAGAAAGATGCCTATATCGGTATCGACTTCCTGGACAAAAAATCAGAGATCATCAAGCTGAAAACACCCGAAGATGAAGGCTTATTTACCCTGGATATTGAAACCAACAGCGGTAAAAAAACCATCGCGATCGATAATCCGGAAGTTAAACAGTCCAATGCTATCCGCATGGAACTGGAACTCTTCCGCGACGCCATCCTGCAAAACAAACCCGTAGCGGTAAATGCTATCGACGGTTTACAAGCCATGGATGTAGCGCACCAGATCCTGCAAAAAATCAACAAAGGCCTGTCTGAAACAGCTGCCGCCAAATAA
- the radC gene encoding RadC family protein, protein MFVNVNPVPHLAMHQWPESEQPREKLVNKGPDALNDAELLAILLHTGHKSKSALELAREILRLAGNNLSELGKISVNQLQQLRGMGYAKAVTVIAAMELARRRQAGNIHKKTVIRNGADAALFFKPLLADHRYETFYVMFLNHANKVLHYRCVSHGGMTSTVVDPRLIFREALEVHATRLVLCHNHPSGNLRPSQADIRITHKIKEVGQLFDMEILDHIIVAETGYCSLAEEGML, encoded by the coding sequence ATGTTTGTTAATGTTAACCCGGTTCCACACCTGGCCATGCACCAATGGCCCGAATCCGAACAACCAAGGGAAAAGCTTGTCAATAAAGGCCCGGACGCCTTAAACGACGCCGAATTGCTGGCCATACTGTTACATACCGGCCATAAAAGTAAGTCTGCCCTGGAACTGGCCCGCGAAATACTACGGCTGGCAGGCAACAACCTCTCCGAACTGGGCAAAATTAGCGTAAACCAGCTGCAGCAGCTACGCGGCATGGGCTATGCCAAGGCTGTTACTGTTATCGCAGCCATGGAGCTGGCCAGGAGAAGGCAAGCCGGTAATATTCACAAAAAAACCGTCATCCGCAACGGCGCCGATGCGGCCCTCTTTTTTAAACCGCTCCTCGCCGATCACAGGTACGAAACCTTTTACGTGATGTTTCTGAATCATGCCAATAAGGTACTGCATTACAGGTGTGTCAGCCATGGCGGGATGACCAGCACCGTGGTAGATCCCCGGCTTATTTTCCGGGAAGCGCTGGAAGTACACGCCACCCGGCTGGTATTATGCCACAACCACCCTTCCGGGAACCTGCGCCCCAGCCAGGCCGATATCCGCATTACCCACAAAATAAAAGAAGTAGGTCAGCTCTTTGATATGGAGATACTCGACCACATCATTGTTGCCGAAACCGGCTACTGCAGCCTCGCCGAAGAAGGTATGCTCTAA